The Chitinophaga parva genomic sequence GAAAGCTGGGAGCCGTTGGAACGTACTTGCGTTGCTGATACCGTAACGCCTGATCTTTCAGCTTCCGCAGCACCCGAAAATCCTAAAGGGAAAACAGGGAACAGGGCTCCTCCCTTTTTAAGGGTCTTTAAGAAGCGGCCGGTGGATGGACCGCCAACAGTATCCACTACCAGGTCGATGCCAGACACGATGTCTTCGGCGTTGTGTTTAGTGTAGTCGATAAACTCATTGGCACCAAGCGCACGCAAAATATTTTCGTGCCTTCCCGATCCGACCGCAATAACGTATGCCCCTTTCCATTTTGCCAGTTGTACTGCAAAATGTCCTACTCCTCCGGCAGCTCCATTTACAAGTACGGTCTTTCCTTCCAGGGGAACAGGTTCGTGCCGGTAGGGTTGAAGCGGGTTGGGTTCATCATGCCCAAGGTCAATTAAAAATTGCCAGGCAGTAAGCAATGACATGGGGGCGGCCGCGGCTTCCGTGAAACCTATATTTTCAGGCTTTAAGGCTATCTCCTCTGCAGGTACACTGACATATTCTGCATATGCCTGGCTTGCTCCATAACTTGGAAACCGCACCATCGCATATACTTCATCTCCGATGGAAAATCCTTTGACCGCTTCGCCTGTCGCAACAACCACGCCCGAGATATCGGTGCCAAGTATGACAGGAAATGGCACCTTAGGTTGCCATTCCCGTGGCAGCATTTTATATCCGTCTCGCAAATACCAGTCAGGCGGATTGAGCCCAATTGCTTTTACTTTTACCAACACTTCTCCTCTTTTTACTTCCGGAACCGGGGCATCTTCATAGCGAAGTACTTCAGGGCCTCCAAATTCATGTTGCCGGATTGCTTTCATAACACCCGGCCTTTCATTTTTCTGTTCTGAACTTATGCTCATCTGGTTTAATCTTTAATGAGCAACAAAAGTAACGTGACAGTATATTTATGGCAAGTATGTACTTTTTTGTATGCTACGTACCGTTTGGAGTGTATTGTTGAATATCAAATAAATAAAAAGCTGGAAAGAAGCGAAAAAACTTGCCAGGGAGCCGCGGCCTGGCCTGTGGAGCATGCTATTGAACGTACATAGGTTGCAGCATTTTGCAGTTGGCTAACCTGTTGTGGTCAACAGATCAGTAGTAACCTGCGTTGCCCTGATTTTTCTTTGGGTGCACGGTGAACACAAGGCGGCACTTTACTCCCGGGATGATCCACTGCCAGTCTCCATAAGTGGCCCAGTCCCAGGTTTATAGGACGCGCATCCGGTTTGGCCTGGTAATGCAGGTCAAAGAAGTTTTCACGCAGGAATGACTCAAACCCTTCCGCGGGGCCATGATAAAGCGTTTTGAGCTCATCCCGTACTGCCGGGATCAGGATCTTCTGTGTGACTTGAGAATTGGGCAATATTTCGCTCGCATCGCCATGGTACGTGCATAAAAAGGTGTTGGTGGGTATAGGGGAGCGGTCTACGTGAAAGGAGTAAACATCGGTCGGAAAAAACGGGTAGGCATCATCCCGGTCGTAGTGGCTGATCACGTTAAGGACTGGCGATGCGCCATGTGCTTCCAATGCTTGCAGGTCATGCAGGAGTATTTCGCGGGCAAGCTGCCCTTG encodes the following:
- a CDS encoding NADP-dependent oxidoreductase; the encoded protein is MSISSEQKNERPGVMKAIRQHEFGGPEVLRYEDAPVPEVKRGEVLVKVKAIGLNPPDWYLRDGYKMLPREWQPKVPFPVILGTDISGVVVATGEAVKGFSIGDEVYAMVRFPSYGASQAYAEYVSVPAEEIALKPENIGFTEAAAAPMSLLTAWQFLIDLGHDEPNPLQPYRHEPVPLEGKTVLVNGAAGGVGHFAVQLAKWKGAYVIAVGSGRHENILRALGANEFIDYTKHNAEDIVSGIDLVVDTVGGPSTGRFLKTLKKGGALFPVFPLGFSGAAEAERSGVTVSATQVRSNGSQLSVLAGLLNNGTIKVVIDSVFPLADASKAHERAAKGSIQGKIALTV
- a CDS encoding DUF1826 domain-containing protein, encoding MIDLSRTGNQIHCVTNFQDLVATPFDGAINAICWPRTLTGDFSEIIEQVAPAGNITTIEQEALRDLRLSEQGQLAREILLHDLQALEAHGASPVLNVISHYDRDDAYPFFPTDVYSFHVDRSPIPTNTFLCTYHGDASEILPNSQVTQKILIPAVRDELKTLYHGPAEGFESFLRENFFDLHYQAKPDARPINLGLGHLWRLAVDHPGSKVPPCVHRAPKEKSGQRRLLLIC